The Salminus brasiliensis chromosome 8, fSalBra1.hap2, whole genome shotgun sequence genome has a window encoding:
- the sowahca gene encoding ankyrin repeat domain-containing protein SOWAHC, producing the protein MATECTQEAVLEFLLERGGRVRNKELTEHFRGFLTGEKDRSVARETFKRFVDNIAYVKQEDREKMVCLRKKHREMKRMRDGESALRGGRYNAQDRTEDSGSSAGKESLLRCDADEKPGPESERMPCGSVGDDDDDDDDDGGGEGGMDVSETVVDLCVSDIALVEVTGSDGSVGVIDEDGKHRGNGPGTVREACEAERDAIEVTPCPTSGTLAGVGEAMGCRGALAAQLLSRRRTSRGSQRSLLAASDDGASEGDSLGAWVAEAGTPRSSRRSFVELMMSSSPQVRRNLMRRGSQGQMAARRRESLKSDGDSGSVLSSVDEDCASVTLDPLEHEWMMCASDGEWDSLQRLLDCEPSLVTKKDFVTGFTCLHWAAKQGKHELLALLVAFARKHSVPVNVNARSSAGYTPLHLAAMHNHVEVMKLLVGAYDADLEARDYSGRKPSQYLDPAVAGDIQDIVGACKDSDGENAEGGPGRWRLPKVLQSNLNPLRLLNPLEEPAADGQARPKSLYRKASIGRMKLNRGRIRTQIVHSTSFRETEEGNRSLKSPVKSRPVSNLFG; encoded by the coding sequence ATGGCCACGGAGTGCACCCAGGAGGCCGTCCTGGAGTTTCTGCTCGAGAGAGGGGGGCGGGTGAGGAATAAGGAGTTGACAGAGCATTTCAGAGGGTTCCTCACTGGGGAGAAGGACAGGAGTGTGGCGAGGGAGACCTTCAAGCGGTTTGTGGACAACATTGCCTATGTCAAGCAGGAGGACAGGGAGAAGATGGTGTGCTTAAGGAAGAAGCACCGGGAGATGAAGAGGATGAGGGATGGGGAGAGCGCTCTGAGAGGAGGCCGGTATAATGCACAGGACAGGACAGAGGACAGTGGGTCATCTGCTGGAAAGGAGAGCCTCCTGAGGTGCGATGCAGATGAGAAGCCCGGTCCAGAGTCTGAGAGGATGCCCTGTGGGTCTgtgggtgatgatgatgatgatgatgatgatgatggcggTGGGGAAGGTGGCATGGACGTGTCGGAAACGGTGGTCGACTTGTGCGTATCAGACATTGCACTGGTTGAAGTAACCGGCTCCGATGGCTCTGTAGGTGTGATAGACGAAGACGGGAAGCACCGTGGAAACGGTCCCGGGACTGTCAGAGAGGCATGTGAAGCTGAGCGTGATGCGATTGAGGTCACGCCCTGCCCCACTTCTGGAACACTGGCGGGTGTGGGTGAGGCCATGGGTTGCAGAGGGGCTCTCGCGGCTCAGCTCTTAAGCCGACGGCGAACCTCTCGGGGGTCTCAGCGAAGCCTGCTGGCTGCTTCAGACGATGGCGCGAGCGAAGGCGACTCTCTAGGCGCCTGGGTGGCAGAGGCTGGCACGCCAAGGAGCAGCCGAAGAAGCTTTGTGGAGCTCATGATGAGCAGCTCCCCGCAGGTACGGCGCAACCTGATGCGCAGGGGCTCGCAAGGCCAGATGGCGGCCAGGCGGCGGGAGTCTCTGAAGAGCGACGGGGATTCGGGCTCCGTGCTGTCCTCAGTGGACGAGGACTGCGCCTCTGTAACTCTGGACCCTCTCGAGCACGAGTGGATGATGTGCGCCAGCGATGGGGAGTGGGACAGCCTCCAGCGTCTGCTCGACTGCGAGCCAAGTCTCGTCACCAAGAAGGACTTTGTGACCGGCTTCACGTGCCTGCACTGGGCCGCCAAGCAAGGCAAGCACGAGTTGCTGGCGCTGCTGGTGGCCTTCGCCCGGAAGCACTCGGTGCCGGTCAACGTGAACGCCCGCTCCAGTGCTGGGTACACCCCCCTCCACCTGGCAGCCATGCACAACCACGTGGAGGTCATGAAGCTGCTGGTGGGCGCCTACGATGCGGACCTGGAGGCGAGGGACTACAGTGGGAGGAAGCCCTCCCAGTACCTCGACCCCGCGGTGGCGGGGGACATCCAAGACATCGTAGGAGCTTGCAAGGACTCGGACGGCGAGAACGCAGAAGGTGGCCCCGGGCGCTGGCGCCTTCCCAAGGTTCTTCAGTCCAACCTGAACCCGCTGAGGCTGCTCAACCCCCTCGAGGAGCCCGCAGCCGACGGCCAGGCCAGGCCCAAGTCGCTGTACCGCAAGGCTTCCATCGGCAGGATGAAGCTGAACAGAGGCAGGATCCGGACTCAGATCGTTCACAGCACCTCGTTCAGAGAGACGGAGGAGGGCAACCGGTCCCTCAAGAGCCCCGTCAAGTCCAGACCCGTGTCCAACCTCTTTGGATAG